From the genome of Primulina eburnea isolate SZY01 chromosome 12, ASM2296580v1, whole genome shotgun sequence, one region includes:
- the LOC140806827 gene encoding probable E3 ubiquitin-protein ligase XERICO encodes MGLSNFSSPSEGILPLLAMNAVMSVNVVKDMLRPFLQVVGAASVDQESEDEYSGDESVAKRVSVKRYSSRGRNGYDGGNKWAVIECCVCLRRFKESERVD; translated from the coding sequence atgGGTCTGTCAAATTTTTCCAGTCCATCTGAAGGCATTCTGCCACTGCTAGCTATGAATGCCGTCATGTCAGTTAATGTAGTCAAGGACATGCTGAGACCGTTTCTTCAAGTTGTTGGCGCTGCATCCGTAGATCAAGAATCCGAGGACGAGTATTCCGGCGACGAATCGGTGGCCAAAAGGGTCTCTGTTAAACGTTATAGTTCGAGGGGGAGGAACGGGTATGACGGCGGAAATAAGTGGGCTGTGATCGAGTGCTGCGTTTGCTTGCGGAGGTTTAAAGAGAGTGAGAGA